The Miscanthus floridulus cultivar M001 chromosome 7, ASM1932011v1, whole genome shotgun sequence genome includes a region encoding these proteins:
- the LOC136467073 gene encoding protein MEI2-like 4 isoform X1, translated as MPSQVMDPRRHLPQFSNLTVAASSFSEEQLRLPTERQVGFWKQESLHHIGSKSVASSPIEKPQPIGTKTVARIDPQPYKLRDQKTAFSLEHKTFGQERHVNLPSSLWRADQDPNLQSDSSLFPDGRTNPNEACNENGLFSSSLSEIFDRKLGLRSKDVLLRQPVEKVVPTHVDDEPFELTEEIEAQIIGNILPDDDDLLSGVLDVGYSSHANNGDDVDDDIFYTGGGMELETDENKKNTETNGGANDGLGSLNGTMNGEHPYGEHPSRTLFVRNINSNVEDSELRLLFEHYGEISNLYTACKHRGFVMISYYDIRSAWNAMRALQNKPLRRRKLDIHYSIPKDNPSEKDINQGMLVVFNVDPSVTNNDIHQIFSDYGEIKEIRDAPQKGHHKIIEFYDVRAAEGAVRALNRSDLAGKKIKLETGRLSAARRLTQHMSKELGQEELGVCKLGSPSTNSPPLASLGSSNMAAMTSSGRENGSIHGLHSGLLTSMTPFREASFPGLSSTIPQSLSSPIGIASAATHSNQASLGELSHSLSRMNGHMNYGFQGMGTLHPHSLPEVHNGASNGTPYNLNTMAPVGVNSNSRTAEAVDSRHLHKVGSGNLIGHSFDRAGEGAMGFSRSGSGPVRGHQLMWNNSNNFHRPPNSPVLWQNLGSFVNNVPSRPPAQMHGVPRAPSHMIENVLPMHHHHVGSAPAINPSLWDRRHGYAGELTEASSFHPGSVGSMGFPGSPQLHGLELNSIFSHTGGNRMDPTMSSAQISAPSPQQRGPMFHGRNPMVPLSSFDSPGERMRSRRNDSGANQSDNKRQYELDVDRIMRGEDSRTTLMIKNIPNKYTSKMLLAAIDESHKGTYDFIYLPIDFKNKCNVGYAFINMTNPQHIIPFYQTFNGKKWEKFNSEKVASLAYARIQGKTALIAHFQNSSLMNEDKRCRPILFHSEGPNAGDQEPFPMGTNIRARSGRSRTSSGEENHHDILTVLTNGDTSSNGADASGPTKDTE; from the exons ATGCCATCTCAAGTCATGGATCCGAGGCGCCACCTCCCCCAGTTCAGCAATCTAACCGTGGCTGCGTCCTCCTTCTCTGAGGAGCAGCTTCGCCTTCCCACAGAG AGGCAGGTCGGATTTTGGAAGCAGGAGTCGTTGCATCACATTG GAAGCAAGTCAGTTGCATCTTCTCCAATTGAAAAGCCCCAACCCATTGGGACAAAAACTGTGGCTCGGATAGATCCACAACCATACAAGCTGAGAGACCAGAAGACTGCATTTAGCCTTGAGCACAAGACTTTTGGTCAAGAGAGACATGTTAACTTGCCATCATCTCTGTGGAGAGCTGATCAAGACCCTAACCTCCAATCTGATTCATCTTTATTTCCCGATGGAAGGACTAATCCAAATGAGGCCTGCAATGAGAATGGGCTTTTCTCAAGCTCCCTGTCAGAAATTTTTGACAGAAAAT TGGGACTGAGATCCAAGGATGTGCTTCTACGTCAGCCAGTTGAAAAGGTTGTTCCAACTCATGTAGATGATGAACCCTTTGAGTTAACGGAGGAAATCGAAGCGCAAATAATAGGAAACATACTTCCTGATGATGATGACCTACTATCAGGTGTTCTTGATGTTGGGTACTCATCCCATGCTAACAATGGTGATGATGTCGATGATGATATATTCTACACTGGAGGCGGGATGGAACTGGAAACcgatgaaaataaaaaaaatacagaaACTAATGGTGGAGCTAATGATGGTCTTGGGTCGCTTAATGGCACAATGAATGGTGAACATCCATATGGGGAACACCCTTCAAGAACTCTTTTCGTCCGAAACATTAATAGCAATGTTGAGGATTCTGAATTAAGGCTCCTATTTGAG CATTATGGAGAAATCAGCAACCTTTACACTGCCTGCAAACATCGTGGTTTTGTGATGATATCTTACTATGACATAAGATCAGCATGGAATGCCATGAGGGCACTTCAAAACAAGCCACTCAGACGTAGAAAACTTGACATACATTACTCCATTCCGAAG GACAATCCTTCGGAGAAGGATATTAACCAGGGGATGCTTGTTGTATTTAATGTTGACCCGTCTGTAACAAATAATGATATCCATCAGATATTTAGCGACTATGGTGAAATAAAAGAG ATTCGTGATGCACCGCAAAAGGGCCATCACAAAATTATAGAATTTTACGATGTCAGAGCAGCCGAAGGTGCAGTTCGTGCTTTAAACAGGAGTGATCTTGCTGGCAAGAAAATAAAATTGGAGACTGGCCGTCTGAGTGCTGCTAGACG TTTAACACAGCACATGTCCAAAGAGTTGGGGCAGGAAGAATTAGGTGTATGCAAACTGGGCAGTCCAAGCACAAATAGCCCTCCGTTGGCTTCATTGG GTTCATCTAATATGGCAGCAATGACATCTTCTGGCCGTGAAAATGGGAGTATTCATGGTTTGCATTCTGGACTTCTCACATCAATGACCCCATTCAGGGAGGCTTCTTTTCCGGGTCTATCGTCTACCATACCACAGAGCCTGTCCTCTCCCATTGGAATTGCATCTGCTGCAACTCATAGTAATCAGGCTTCCCTTGGTGAGCTCAGCCACTCACTTAGTCGGATGAATGGGCATATGAATTATGGTTTTCAAGGCATGGGCACTCTTCATCCTCATTCCCTTCCTGAAGTTCACAATGGAGCAAGTAACGGCACCCCTTACAATCTTAACACGATGGCACCAGTTGGTGTCAATAGCAACTCGAGAACAGCTGAAGCAGTTGACAGCAGACATCTTCATAAAGTGGGTTCTGGTAACCTCATTGGGCACTCATTTGATCGTGCCGGTGAAGGAG CTATGGGATTTTCAAGAAGTGGAAGCGGTCCTGTCCGTGGTCACCAGTTAATGTGGAATAATTCAAATAACTTCCACCGTCCTCCCAATTCCCCTGTGCTGTGGCAAAATCTGGGATCATTTGTAAACAATGTACCGTCTCGCCCCCCAGCACAAATGCATGGAGTTCCAAGAGCACCATCACACATGATTGAGAATGTTCTTCCAATGCATCATCATCATGTGGGCTCTGCGCCAGCAATCAATCCGTCACTTTGGGACAGGCGGCATGGTTATGCAGGGGAATTGACAGAAGCATCAAGTTTTCATCCTGGCAGTGTTGGGAGCATGGGATTTCCTGGTAGCCCTCAGCTTCATGGTTTGGAGCTAAATAGCATATTTTCTCACACTGGTGGGAATCGCATGGATCCAACCATGTCTTCAGCTCAGATCAGCGCACCATCTCCTCAACAAAGAGGTCCTATGTTCCATGGAAGGAATCCTATGGTTCCCCTTTCATCATTTGATTCACCTGGTGAGCGGATGAGAAGCCGGAGAAATGACTCAGGTGCTAACCAATCTGATAATAAACGGCAGTACGAGCTTGATGTTGACCGCATAATGCGGGGGGAAGACTCACGAACTACACTGATGATAAAGAATATCCCAAATAA GTATACCTCCAAGATGCTCTTGGCTGCTATTGATGAAAGTCATAAGGGCACTTATGATTTTATTTACTTGCCGATTGATTTTAAG AATAAATGTAATGTTGGCTATGCTTTCATCAACATGACCAATCCTCAGCATATCATCCCGTTTTATCAG ACTTTTAATGGTAAAAAGTGGGAGAAGTTTAACAGTGAGAAGGTGGCATCACTTGCTTATGCCAGAATCCAAGGGAAAACAGCCCTGATTGCTCATTTCCAGAACTCTAGTTTGATGAATGAGGACAAACGCTGCCGCCCCATACTCTTCCACTCAGAAGGTCCTAATGCAGGAGATCAG GAACCTTTCCCTATGGGTACAAACATCCGAGCCAGGTCTGGGAGATCCCGGACTTCCTCCGGTGAAGAAAATCACCATGATATCCTGACAGTCTTGACCAATGGTGACACTTCTTCCAATGGAGCTGACGCTTCAGGTCCCACCAAGGACACTGAGTAG
- the LOC136463405 gene encoding phosphoserine phosphatase, chloroplastic-like encodes MAGLIRLRASLRSLPSVPRSSFARTPPALQVAAWFPSPLFHSANIRESRALLVAALDVSKDGSSAVLANSQPPKGVIETLRSADAVCFDVDSTVILDEGIDELADFCGAGKAVAEWTSKAMTGTVPFEEALSARLSLIKPSLSQVEECLKKRPPRISPGMADLVKKLKANNIDVFLVSGGFRQMIKPVAFELGIPPENIIANHLLFGTSGEYAGFDPTEPTSRSGGKAKAVLQIKQDHGYKAVVMIGDGATDLEARQPGGADLFICYAGVQMREPVAVEADWVVFYFQELITKLS; translated from the exons ATGGCCGGCCTGATCAGGTTGCGTGCCAGTCTGAGGAGTTTGCCGTCAGTTCCTCGGTCGTCGTTCGCTCGGACACCTCCGGCTTTACAAGTGGCGGCTTGGTTTCCAAGCCCGCTATTTCATTCTGCTAACATTCGTGAGAGCCGTGCTTTACTGGTAGCAGCACTAGATGTATCCAAGGATGGGTCCTCGGCGGTTCTGGCGAATAGCCAGCCTCCCAAAG GGGTTATTGAGACATTGCGCAGTGCTGATGCAGTATGTTTCGACGTCGATAGCACCGTCATCCTGGATGAGGGTATTGACGAGCTTGCTGATTTCTGTGGGGCAGGGAAAGCTGTTGCTGAATGGACATCAAA AGCCATGACTGGGACTGTTCCATTTGAGGAGGCGCTGTCAGCCAGGCTGTCTTTAATCAAGCCATCTCTCTCCCAGGTGGAGGAGTGCCTGAAGAAGAGGCCACCAAG GATTTCTCCTGGAATGGCTGATTTGGTTAAGAAGCTAAAAGCTAATAATATTGATGTATTCCTTGTGTCAGGAGGCTTCCGACAAATGATCAAG CCTGTGGCATTTGAGCTTGGTATTCCTCCTGAAAACATCATTGCAAACCATCTGCTCTTTGGCACTTCGGGGGAGTACGCTGGATTTGATCCCACAGAGCCCACTTCACGCAGTGGGGGTAAAGCAAAAGCAGTGCTGCAAATAAAACAG GACCATGGCTACAAGGCAGTCGTTATGATTGGTGATGGCGCAACTGATCTTGAG GCTCGGCAACCTGGCGGGGCAGACTTGTTCATCTGTTATGCCGGTGTTCAAATGAGGGAGCCAGTCGCAGTAGAAGCCGACTGGGTGGTTTTTTATTTTCAAGAGCTGATCACCAAGTTGTCATAA
- the LOC136463406 gene encoding uncharacterized protein, which translates to MLECQRERSGETDQKAEAEGTPRQQNEQVDSPALWPKKGKKPLWRKFLDRIGISNRNYTIPHVSYQKLHITELIRHYNLLEMVAGQGVLFHSHALNLRNAYSEFRPVHGDGECFYRSFIFSYLEQVLHRHDTHEEHRLLAAIKGVARQHARLGWASEFSRSHKAFKKLIKKVMRWKTHGRWNHIPTINSYRIGKLLEFFNDYKGTDDIFAFLRLVAAIWICSHREEFFVPLIPELDEGSTLTEWCFQEVIQRRVFTDHIQITALVRALRVPLRVEYLFQEAGQDLYIGQDPQDDMPRSTCWPRHHHQVPPDHEVPRVTVLHTQEHYDIIYPYHPDGPVTSGESSGQRSDKTESQAAKSPSQHQTGSCSGETSNQQIHRVEGSTSTGEKSESD; encoded by the exons ATGCTGGAGTGCCAGAGGGAGAGGAGCGGGGAAACGGACCAGAAAGCCGAGGCTGAGGGAACGCCGAGGCAACAGAATGAGCAG GTGGACTCACCAGCACTTTGGCCCAAAAAAGGCAAGAAACCGCTCTGGAGAAAG TTTTTGGACAGGATAGGAATCTCCAACCGAAATTACACAATACCTCATGTGAGCTACCAG AAACTCCACATAACCGAGCTCATTAGGCATTACAATCTCCTTGAAATGGTTGCTGGACAAGGGGTGTTATTTCATTCACATGCTCTGAACCTTCGCAATGCCTATTCTGAATTTAGGCCAGTGCATGGAGATGGAGAGTGTTTCTACCGGAGCTTCATATTTTCCTACCTC GAGCAAGTCCTTCATAGGCATGATACACATGAGGAACACCGTCTTCTTGCTGCTATTAAAGGAGTGGCTAGGCAACATGCACGCCTTGGGTGGGCCTCCGAATTTTCCAGGAGCCACAAA GCATTTAAGAAGCTGATAAAGAAAGTAATGAGATGGAAGACACACGGACGGTGGAACCATATACCAACAATTAACAG CTACCGCATAGGGAAACTTCTTGAGTTCTTCAACGATTATAAGGGGACAGACGACA TTTTTGCTTTCCTCAGATTGGTAGCAGCTATCTGGATATGCTCGCACAGAGAAGAGTTT tttgtACCACTTATACCTGAGCTCGATGAAGGTAGCACTCTCACCGAA TGGTGCTTTCAAGAAGTTATCCAGCGTAGGGTCTTTACAGATCATATTCAGATAACAGCACTAGTCAGGGCACTTCGGGTGCCTCTGCGAGTGGAGTACCTCTTTCAAGAAGCTGGTCAAGACCTCTACATTGGCCAAGATCCCCAAGATGATATGCCAAGAAGCACGTGTTGGCCACGTCATCATCATCAAGTACCCCCTGATCATGAAGTTCCCCGTGTGACCGTGCTACACACGCAGGAGCACTATGACATCATATACCCATACCATCCTGATGGTCCTGTGACTTCTGGTGAGAGCTCTGGTCAGCGGTCTGACAAGACAGAGAGCCAGGCCGCTAAGAGTCCAAGTCAACACCAGACGGGTAGCTGCAGTGGTGAGACATCAAATCAACAGATTCACCGGGTAGAGGGCTCCACCTCCACTGGTGAGAAATCAGAATCAGATTAA
- the LOC136467073 gene encoding protein MEI2-like 4 isoform X2 has protein sequence MPSQVMDPRRHLPQFSNLTVAASSFSEEQLRLPTERQVGFWKQESLHHIGSKSVASSPIEKPQPIGTKTVARIDPQPYKLRDQKTAFSLEHKTFGQERHVNLPSSLWRADQDPNLQSDSSLFPDGRTNPNEACNENGLFSSSLSEIFDRKLGLRSKDVLLRQPVEKVVPTHVDDEPFELTEEIEAQIIGNILPDDDDLLSGVLDVGYSSHANNGDDVDDDIFYTGGGMELETDENKKNTETNGGANDGLGSLNGTMNGEHPYGEHPSRTLFVRNINSNVEDSELRLLFEHYGEISNLYTACKHRGFVMISYYDIRSAWNAMRALQNKPLRRRKLDIHYSIPKDNPSEKDINQGMLVVFNVDPSVTNNDIHQIFSDYGEIKEIRDAPQKGHHKIIEFYDVRAAEGAVRALNRSDLAGKKIKLETGRLSAARRLTQHMSKELGQEELGVCKLGSPSTNSPPLASLAMTSSGRENGSIHGLHSGLLTSMTPFREASFPGLSSTIPQSLSSPIGIASAATHSNQASLGELSHSLSRMNGHMNYGFQGMGTLHPHSLPEVHNGASNGTPYNLNTMAPVGVNSNSRTAEAVDSRHLHKVGSGNLIGHSFDRAGEGAMGFSRSGSGPVRGHQLMWNNSNNFHRPPNSPVLWQNLGSFVNNVPSRPPAQMHGVPRAPSHMIENVLPMHHHHVGSAPAINPSLWDRRHGYAGELTEASSFHPGSVGSMGFPGSPQLHGLELNSIFSHTGGNRMDPTMSSAQISAPSPQQRGPMFHGRNPMVPLSSFDSPGERMRSRRNDSGANQSDNKRQYELDVDRIMRGEDSRTTLMIKNIPNKYTSKMLLAAIDESHKGTYDFIYLPIDFKNKCNVGYAFINMTNPQHIIPFYQTFNGKKWEKFNSEKVASLAYARIQGKTALIAHFQNSSLMNEDKRCRPILFHSEGPNAGDQEPFPMGTNIRARSGRSRTSSGEENHHDILTVLTNGDTSSNGADASGPTKDTE, from the exons ATGCCATCTCAAGTCATGGATCCGAGGCGCCACCTCCCCCAGTTCAGCAATCTAACCGTGGCTGCGTCCTCCTTCTCTGAGGAGCAGCTTCGCCTTCCCACAGAG AGGCAGGTCGGATTTTGGAAGCAGGAGTCGTTGCATCACATTG GAAGCAAGTCAGTTGCATCTTCTCCAATTGAAAAGCCCCAACCCATTGGGACAAAAACTGTGGCTCGGATAGATCCACAACCATACAAGCTGAGAGACCAGAAGACTGCATTTAGCCTTGAGCACAAGACTTTTGGTCAAGAGAGACATGTTAACTTGCCATCATCTCTGTGGAGAGCTGATCAAGACCCTAACCTCCAATCTGATTCATCTTTATTTCCCGATGGAAGGACTAATCCAAATGAGGCCTGCAATGAGAATGGGCTTTTCTCAAGCTCCCTGTCAGAAATTTTTGACAGAAAAT TGGGACTGAGATCCAAGGATGTGCTTCTACGTCAGCCAGTTGAAAAGGTTGTTCCAACTCATGTAGATGATGAACCCTTTGAGTTAACGGAGGAAATCGAAGCGCAAATAATAGGAAACATACTTCCTGATGATGATGACCTACTATCAGGTGTTCTTGATGTTGGGTACTCATCCCATGCTAACAATGGTGATGATGTCGATGATGATATATTCTACACTGGAGGCGGGATGGAACTGGAAACcgatgaaaataaaaaaaatacagaaACTAATGGTGGAGCTAATGATGGTCTTGGGTCGCTTAATGGCACAATGAATGGTGAACATCCATATGGGGAACACCCTTCAAGAACTCTTTTCGTCCGAAACATTAATAGCAATGTTGAGGATTCTGAATTAAGGCTCCTATTTGAG CATTATGGAGAAATCAGCAACCTTTACACTGCCTGCAAACATCGTGGTTTTGTGATGATATCTTACTATGACATAAGATCAGCATGGAATGCCATGAGGGCACTTCAAAACAAGCCACTCAGACGTAGAAAACTTGACATACATTACTCCATTCCGAAG GACAATCCTTCGGAGAAGGATATTAACCAGGGGATGCTTGTTGTATTTAATGTTGACCCGTCTGTAACAAATAATGATATCCATCAGATATTTAGCGACTATGGTGAAATAAAAGAG ATTCGTGATGCACCGCAAAAGGGCCATCACAAAATTATAGAATTTTACGATGTCAGAGCAGCCGAAGGTGCAGTTCGTGCTTTAAACAGGAGTGATCTTGCTGGCAAGAAAATAAAATTGGAGACTGGCCGTCTGAGTGCTGCTAGACG TTTAACACAGCACATGTCCAAAGAGTTGGGGCAGGAAGAATTAGGTGTATGCAAACTGGGCAGTCCAAGCACAAATAGCCCTCCGTTGGCTTCATTGG CAATGACATCTTCTGGCCGTGAAAATGGGAGTATTCATGGTTTGCATTCTGGACTTCTCACATCAATGACCCCATTCAGGGAGGCTTCTTTTCCGGGTCTATCGTCTACCATACCACAGAGCCTGTCCTCTCCCATTGGAATTGCATCTGCTGCAACTCATAGTAATCAGGCTTCCCTTGGTGAGCTCAGCCACTCACTTAGTCGGATGAATGGGCATATGAATTATGGTTTTCAAGGCATGGGCACTCTTCATCCTCATTCCCTTCCTGAAGTTCACAATGGAGCAAGTAACGGCACCCCTTACAATCTTAACACGATGGCACCAGTTGGTGTCAATAGCAACTCGAGAACAGCTGAAGCAGTTGACAGCAGACATCTTCATAAAGTGGGTTCTGGTAACCTCATTGGGCACTCATTTGATCGTGCCGGTGAAGGAG CTATGGGATTTTCAAGAAGTGGAAGCGGTCCTGTCCGTGGTCACCAGTTAATGTGGAATAATTCAAATAACTTCCACCGTCCTCCCAATTCCCCTGTGCTGTGGCAAAATCTGGGATCATTTGTAAACAATGTACCGTCTCGCCCCCCAGCACAAATGCATGGAGTTCCAAGAGCACCATCACACATGATTGAGAATGTTCTTCCAATGCATCATCATCATGTGGGCTCTGCGCCAGCAATCAATCCGTCACTTTGGGACAGGCGGCATGGTTATGCAGGGGAATTGACAGAAGCATCAAGTTTTCATCCTGGCAGTGTTGGGAGCATGGGATTTCCTGGTAGCCCTCAGCTTCATGGTTTGGAGCTAAATAGCATATTTTCTCACACTGGTGGGAATCGCATGGATCCAACCATGTCTTCAGCTCAGATCAGCGCACCATCTCCTCAACAAAGAGGTCCTATGTTCCATGGAAGGAATCCTATGGTTCCCCTTTCATCATTTGATTCACCTGGTGAGCGGATGAGAAGCCGGAGAAATGACTCAGGTGCTAACCAATCTGATAATAAACGGCAGTACGAGCTTGATGTTGACCGCATAATGCGGGGGGAAGACTCACGAACTACACTGATGATAAAGAATATCCCAAATAA GTATACCTCCAAGATGCTCTTGGCTGCTATTGATGAAAGTCATAAGGGCACTTATGATTTTATTTACTTGCCGATTGATTTTAAG AATAAATGTAATGTTGGCTATGCTTTCATCAACATGACCAATCCTCAGCATATCATCCCGTTTTATCAG ACTTTTAATGGTAAAAAGTGGGAGAAGTTTAACAGTGAGAAGGTGGCATCACTTGCTTATGCCAGAATCCAAGGGAAAACAGCCCTGATTGCTCATTTCCAGAACTCTAGTTTGATGAATGAGGACAAACGCTGCCGCCCCATACTCTTCCACTCAGAAGGTCCTAATGCAGGAGATCAG GAACCTTTCCCTATGGGTACAAACATCCGAGCCAGGTCTGGGAGATCCCGGACTTCCTCCGGTGAAGAAAATCACCATGATATCCTGACAGTCTTGACCAATGGTGACACTTCTTCCAATGGAGCTGACGCTTCAGGTCCCACCAAGGACACTGAGTAG